A section of the Oryza sativa Japonica Group chromosome 1, ASM3414082v1 genome encodes:
- the LOC4326722 gene encoding probable beta-D-xylosidase 2: protein MAASSSPRRLGFLAALVFAVSVSASVSSVSGGSGPITTNGGNYTRVCDPARFAAAGLDMAGFPYCDASLPYADRVRDLVGRMTLEEKVANLGDRAGGAPRVGLPRYLWWGEALHGVSDVGPGGTWFGDAVPGATSFPLVINSAASFNETLWRAIGGVVSTEIRAMYNLGHAELTYWSPNINVVRDPRWGRASETPGEDPFVVGRYAVNFVRGMQDIDGATTAASAAAATDAFSRPIKVSSCCKHYAAYDVDAWNGTDRLTFDARVQERDMVETFERPFEMCIRDGDASCVMCSYNRINGVPACADARLLTETVRRDWQLHGYIVSDCDSVRVMVRDAKWLGYTGVEATAAAMKAGLDLDCGMFWEGVHDFFTTYGVDAVRQGKLKESAVDNALTNLYLTLMRLGFFDGIPELESLGAADVCTEEHKELAADAARQGMVLLKNDAALLPLSPEKVNSVALFGQLQHINATDVMLGDYRGKPCRVVTPYDGVRKVVSSTSVHACDKGSCDTAAAAAKTVDATIVVAGLNMSVERESNDREDLLLPWSQASWINAVAEASPSPIVLVIMSAGGVDVSFAQDNPKIGAVVWAGYPGEEGGTAIADVLFGKYNPGGRLPLTWYKNEYVSKIPMTSMALRPDAEHGYPGRTYKFYGGADVLYPFGHGLSYTNFTYASATAAAPVTVKVGAWEYCKQLTYKAGVSSPPACPAVNVASHACQEEVSFAVTVANTGGRDGTHVVPMYTAPPAEVDGAPRKQLVAFRRVRVAAGAAVEVAFALNVCKAFAIVEETAYTVVPSGVSRVLVGDDALSLSFPVQIDLQAAA from the exons atggcggcgtcgtcgtcccctCGCCGCCTTGGGTTCTTGGCCGCTCTCGTGTtcgccgtctccgtctccgcctCGGTCTCCTCTGTGTCCGGCGGAAGCGGGCCGATCACCACCAATGGCGGGAACTACACCAGGGTGTGCGACCCGGCGAggttcgcggcggcggggctggaCATGGCCGGGTTCCCGTACTGCGACGCGTCGCTGCCGTACGCGGACCGGGTGCGGGACCTCGTGGGGCGGATGACGCTGGAGGAGAAGGTGGCCAACCTCGGCGACCGCGcgggcggcgcgccgcgcgtgGGGCTGCCTCGGTACCTGTGGTGGGGGGAGGCGCTGCACGGCGTGTCCGACGTCGGCCCCGGCGGGACGTGGTTTGGCGACGCCGTGCCCGGCGCCACCAGCTTCCCGCTCGTCATCAACAGCGCCGCGTCGTTCAACGAGACGCTGTGGCGCGCCATCGGCGGCGTGGTGTCGACGGAGATCAGGGCCATGTACAACCTGGGCCACGCCGAGCTCACGTACTGGAGCCCCAACATCAATGTCGTCCGCGACCCGCGGTGGGGCCGCGCCAGCGAGACCCCCGGCGAGGACCCCTTCGTCGTCGGCCGGTACGCCGTCAACTTCGTCCGCGGAATGCAGGACATCgacggcgccaccaccgccgcatccgccgccgccgccaccgacgcgtTCTCCAGGCCCATCAAGGTGTCCAGCTGCTGCAAGCACTACGCCGCGTACGACGTCGACGCGTGGAACGGCACCGACCGGCTGACGTTCGACGCGCGCGTCCAGGAGCGCGACATGGTGGAGACGTTCGAGCGGCCGTTCGAGATGTGCATCCGGGACGGCGACGCCAGCTGCGTGATGTGCTCCTACAACCGCATCAACGGCGTCCCGGCCTGCGCCGACGCGCGCCTCCTCACGGAGACCGTCCGCCGCGACTGGCAGCTCCACGGCTACATCGTCTCCGACTGCGACTCCGTCCGCGTCATGGTCAGGGACGCCAAGTGGCTCGGCTACACCGGCGtcgaggccaccgccgccgccatgaagGCCGGCCTGGACCTCGACTGCGGCATGTTCTGGGAGGGCGTCCACGACTTCTTCACCACCTACGGCGTCGACGCCGTCCGGCAGGGGAAGCTCAAGGAGTCCGCCGTGGACAACGCGCTGACCAACCTCTACCTCACACTCATGAGGCTCGGCTTCTTCGACGGCATCCCGGAGCTCGAGTccctcggcgccgccgacgtctGCACCGAGGAGCACaaggagctcgccgccgacgccgccaggCAGGGGATGGTGCTCCTCAAGAACGACGCCGCGCTGCTCCCGTTGTCGCCGGAGAAGGTCAATTCGGTGGCACTGTTCGGGCAGCTGCAACACATCAATGCCACCGACGTCATGCTTGGAGACTACAGAGGTAAGCCTTGCAGGGTGGTGACGCCGTACGACGGCGTACGGAAGGTGGTCAGCTCGACGTCGGTGCACGCATGCGACAAGGGATCGTGCGacacggcggccgcggcggcgaagacggtGGACGcgaccatcgtcgtcgccggcctgaACATGAGCGTGGAGAGGGAGAGCAACGACAGGGAAGACCTCCTCCTGCCGTGGAGCCAGGCCAGCTGGATCAACGCCGTCGCCgaggcctcgccgtcgccgatcgtCCTGGTGATCATgtccgccggcggcgtcgacgtctCCTTCGCCCAGGACAACCCCAAGATCGGCGCCGTCGTCTGGGCCGGCTACCCCGGCGAGGAAGGCGGCACGGCCATCGCCGACGTGCTCTTCGGAAAATACAATCCAG GAGGAAGATTGCCGCTGACGTGGTACAAGAACGAGTACGTGAGCAAGATCCCGATGACGTCCATGGCGCTGCGGCCGGACGCCGAGCACGGCTACCCCGGCCGGACCTACAAGTTctacggcggcgccgacgtgcTCTACCCGTTCGGCCACGGCCTCAGCTACACCAACTTCACCTACGcgtcggccaccgccgccgccccggtcACGGTCAAGGTCGGCGCGTGGGAGTACTGCAAGCAGCTCACCTACAAGGCCGGGgtgtcctcgccgccggcgtgcccgGCCGTGAACGTGGCCAGCCACGCGTGCCAGGAGGAGGTCAGCTTCGCCGTCACGGTGGCCAACACGGGCGGCAGGGACGGCACCCACGTCGTGCCGATGTacacggcgccgccggcggaggtggACGGCGCGCCGCGGAAGCAGCTGGTGGCGTTCCGGCGGGTGCGGGTggccgcgggcgccgccgtcgaggtggCCTTCGCGCTCAACGTGTGCAAGGCGTTCGCGATCGTCGAGGAGACGGCGTACACCGTCGTGCCGTCGGGAGTCAGCAGGGTCCTCGTCGGAGACGACGCGCTGTCGCTGTCCTTCCCTGTTCAGATCGACCTGCAGGCGGCAGCATAG
- the LOC9271373 gene encoding WAT1-related protein At1g09380 isoform X2: MSLGRATLNQVLYFVGLKYSSPTVASALNNTLPAVTFLLAALLKMEPVAGRAGRAKVAGTALCVAGSMLMTFYRGPLVRTLASPVHWPYVQGTMAAEAAAHAGGHAVVLGAVLVIGSNVAWAIWFIIQKNLSKSFACPYTSTALMALIASVQCAAIAGAAERRFSAWELGLDIRLVGALYAGIVASGMVCTVMSWCIQERGPVFVSMFSPLMLIVVAVVGWGILGEKIHVGR, encoded by the exons ATGTCCCTTGGCAGAGCAACACTCAATCAGGTGCTCTACTTCGTGGGCCTCAAGTACAGCAGCCCGACGGTGGCGTCGGCGCTGAACAACACCCTCCCGGCGGTGACCTTCCTCCTGGCGGCGCTGCTGAAGATGgagcccgtcgccggccgcgccggccgGGCCAAGGTGGCCGGAACCGCCCTGTGCGTGGCCGGATCCATGCTCATGACGTTCTACCGGGGCCCCCTCGTCAGGACCCTGGCGTCCCCCGTCCACTGGCCCTACGTCCAGGGCACCAtggccgccgaggccgccgcgcacgccggcggccacgccgtcgtcctcggcgCCGTCCTCGTCATCGGCTCCAACGTCGCGTGGGCCATCTGGTTCATCATCCAG AAGAATCTGTCCAAGAGCTTCGCTTGCCCGTACACGAGCACGGCGCTGATGGCGTTGATCGCCAGCGTGCAGTGCGCCGCCATcgcgggggcggcggagcggaggttctcgGCGTGGGAGCTCGGCCTTGACATCAGGCTCGTCGGCGCGCTCTACGCG GGGATCGTGGCGTCGGGGATGGTGTGCACGGTGATGTCGTGGTGCATCCAGGAGCGCGGGCCGGTGTTCGTGTCCATGTTCAGCCCGCTGAtgctcatcgtcgtcgccgtcgtcggctggGGCATCCTCGGCGAGAAGATACACGTCGGGAGGTAG
- the LOC9271373 gene encoding WAT1-related protein At1g09380 isoform X1: MSLGRATLNQVLYFVGLKYSSPTVASALNNTLPAVTFLLAALLKMEPVAGRAGRAKVAGTALCVAGSMLMTFYRGPLVRTLASPVHWPYVQGTMAAEAAAHAGGHAVVLGAVLVIGSNVAWAIWFIIQKNLSKSFACPYTSTALMALIASVQCAAIAGAAERRFSAWELGLDIRLVGALYAGIVASGMVCTVMSWCIQERGPVFVSMFSPLMLIVVAVVGWGILGEKIHVGSVIGAVIIVVGLYTVLWGKGRDLDGAAVAIASLPGDEEMNGVVGADDTTGRAPPVGQTRHDSCQRKVAA, translated from the exons ATGTCCCTTGGCAGAGCAACACTCAATCAGGTGCTCTACTTCGTGGGCCTCAAGTACAGCAGCCCGACGGTGGCGTCGGCGCTGAACAACACCCTCCCGGCGGTGACCTTCCTCCTGGCGGCGCTGCTGAAGATGgagcccgtcgccggccgcgccggccgGGCCAAGGTGGCCGGAACCGCCCTGTGCGTGGCCGGATCCATGCTCATGACGTTCTACCGGGGCCCCCTCGTCAGGACCCTGGCGTCCCCCGTCCACTGGCCCTACGTCCAGGGCACCAtggccgccgaggccgccgcgcacgccggcggccacgccgtcgtcctcggcgCCGTCCTCGTCATCGGCTCCAACGTCGCGTGGGCCATCTGGTTCATCATCCAG AAGAATCTGTCCAAGAGCTTCGCTTGCCCGTACACGAGCACGGCGCTGATGGCGTTGATCGCCAGCGTGCAGTGCGCCGCCATcgcgggggcggcggagcggaggttctcgGCGTGGGAGCTCGGCCTTGACATCAGGCTCGTCGGCGCGCTCTACGCG GGGATCGTGGCGTCGGGGATGGTGTGCACGGTGATGTCGTGGTGCATCCAGGAGCGCGGGCCGGTGTTCGTGTCCATGTTCAGCCCGCTGAtgctcatcgtcgtcgccgtcgtcggctggGGCATCCTCGGCGAGAAGATACACGTCGGGAG TGTTATCGGCGCCGTGATCATTGTCGTGGGGCTGTACACCGTGCTCTGGGGCAAGGGGAGGGACTtggacggcgccgccgtcgccattgccAGCTTGCCCGGCGACGAGGAGATGAACGGCGTCGTTGGCGCGGACGACACGACAGGACGAGCCCCGCCCGTCGGACAGACGCGGCATGACAGCTGTCAGCGGAAAGTAGCAGCATAG
- the LOC4326724 gene encoding AAA-ATPase At3g28580 has protein sequence MALSAETGKVVQWRRWAFANLGSVLSNFGSLWLLLAPLLAAYAPRRLFKTYFNLFLRRHARRLLAVVDPYVTVDVSEPGGASAHYSRYGRVTDSGDSTYEEVKAYLSDGCAGEARELRAEGASEGDGVVISMRDGQDVADEFRGAALWWTSVVREDAQGQQRAHTRRCQRLTFHHRDRRLVVDEYLPHVRRKGREILFSNRRRRLYTNNKSGDSFRYDYKAWSYIDFDHPTTFDTLAMDTARKREIIDDLDAFRSDRDFYRRAGKPWKRGYLLHGPPGTGKSTMIAAMANYLDYDIYDVELTVVKDNNDLRRLLIETTSKSIIVIEDIDCSLDLTGDRAATQRRGRQNDRDDGSRRHDRDGSMVTLSGLLNFIDGLWSACGGERIVVFTTNHVDKLDAALIRRGRMDMRIEMSYCGIEAFKTLAKNYLDVDDHRLFGPVGEILGRESITPADVAECLMTAKRAGSDDESSRLEIVIDELKQTAEANAKAKAEAEAKAKAEAEEEAKAAEMDRDNTREEQNGRKSPKI, from the exons atgGCTCTCTCGGCCGAGACGGGCAAAGTTGTCCAGTGGCGGCGCTGGGCGTTCGCCAACCTGGGCTCGGTGCTGTCCAACTTCGGCTCGCTGTGGCTCCTCCtggcgccgctgctcgccgcctacgcgccgcggcggctgtTCAAGACCTACTTCAACCTCTTCCTCCGCCGGCACGCCCggcgcctcctcgccgtcgtcgacccctACGTCACCGTCGACGTCTCCGAGCCGGGCGGCGCCAGCGCGCACTACTCCCGGTACGGCcgcgtcaccgacagcggcgacAGCACCTACGAGGAGGTGAAGGCGTACCTGAGCGACGGGTGCGCGGGGGAGGCGCGCGAGCTCCGCGCCGAGGGCGCGTCCGAGGGCGACGGCGTCGTGATCAGCATGCGCGACGGGCAGGACGTCGCCGACGAGTTCCGGGGCGCCGCGCTGTGGTGGACGTCAGTGGTGCGGGAGGACGCGCAGGGGCAGCAGAGGGCGCACACCCGGCGGTGCCAGCGCCTCACGTTCCACCAccgcgaccgccgcctcgtcgtcgacgagTACCTGCCGCACGTCCGCCGGAAGGGCCGCGAGATCCTCTTCAgcaaccgccgccgacgcctctaCACCAACAACAAATCCGGCGACTCCTT CCGGTACGATTACAAAGCATGGAGCTACATCGACTTCGACCACCCGACGACGTTCGACACGTTGGCCATGGACACGGCCAGGAAGAGGGAGATCATCGACGACCTCGACGCGTTCCGGAGCGACAGGGACTTCTACCGGCGCGCCGGCAAGCCGTGGAAGCGGGGCTACCTGCTGCACGGCCCGCCGGGCACCGGCAAGTCCACCATgatcgccgccatggccaactACCTCGACTACGACATCTACGACGTCGAGCTCACCGTGGTGAAGGACAACAACGACCTCCGCAGGCTGCTGATCGAGACGACCAGCAAgtccatcatcgtcatcgaggACATCGACTGCTCCCTCGACCTCACCGGCGACCGCGCCGCCACGCAGCGGCGGGGGCGCCAGAACGACAGGGACGACGGCAGCAGGCGCCATGACCGTGACGGCAGCATGGTGACCCTGTCCGGCCTGCTCAACTTCATCGACGGGCTCTggtcggcgtgcggcggcgagcggatCGTCGTGTTCACGACGAACCACGTCGACAAGCTCGACGCGGCGCTGATCCGGCGGGGCAGGATGGACATGCGCATCGAGATGTCGTACTGCGGAATCGAGGCGTTCAAGACCCTCGCCAAGAACTACCTCGACGTCGACGACCACCGGCTGTTCGGCCCCGTCGGCGAGATCCTCGGCAGGGAGAGCATcacgccggccgacgtcgccgagtGCCTCATGACGGCCAAGCGCGCCGGCTCCGATGACGAGTCCTCCCGCCTCGAGATCGTGATCGACGAGCTGAAGCAGACGGCAGAGGCGAATGCGAAGGCGAAGGCTGAGgcagaggcgaaggcgaaggccgAGGCAGAGGAAGAAGCGAAGGCGGCAGAAATGGATCGTGACAACACTCGGGAAGAACAAAATGGACGAAAGTCTCCCAAAATTTGA